A portion of the Paucilactobacillus hokkaidonensis JCM 18461 genome contains these proteins:
- a CDS encoding MerR family transcriptional regulator translates to MVNNLSDLVNLTNLRFKIGELSKMAGVSTRQLRYWEQKKFISANEREADQDARVFSFRMYIKVLLIKHYLDEGYKLAAANEKSKDVIEDELWLHRFFEDSFKGIELIDGKRAVNLGFFDQENRQTLYGFNEGGKISYAVKPLPEKEEEQ, encoded by the coding sequence ATGGTAAATAATTTATCAGACCTAGTTAACTTAACTAATTTACGATTTAAAATTGGTGAATTGAGTAAAATGGCTGGCGTTTCAACGCGCCAATTGCGTTACTGGGAACAAAAAAAATTTATTTCAGCAAATGAACGAGAAGCTGATCAAGATGCACGGGTGTTTAGTTTTCGGATGTACATCAAAGTATTGCTAATTAAGCATTACTTAGATGAAGGATACAAACTAGCTGCAGCAAATGAAAAAAGTAAGGATGTAATCGAAGATGAATTATGGTTACATCGTTTTTTTGAAGATTCATTTAAAGGAATTGAGCTAATTGATGGGAAACGTGCGGTCAATTTAGGTTTTTTTGATCAGGAAAACAGGCAAACTTTATATGGCTTTAATGAAGGTGGAAAAATTAGTTATGCTGTTAAACCACTACCTGAAAAAGAAGAAGAGCAATAA
- a CDS encoding GNAT family N-acetyltransferase, with amino-acid sequence MEIKETTDITSPIFDDAFQIRMAVFVQEQHVPEDLERDHHERGAHHFVGYVDGKPVATVRVREHLEEWRIQRVATLKDNRKHGYAGQIIEAIVAQARQQDSIKKVVLDGQITAIEFYEHLGFQAVGSIFTEAGILHRHMQLTIR; translated from the coding sequence ATGGAGATTAAAGAGACTACTGATATTACAAGTCCTATTTTTGATGATGCATTTCAAATAAGAATGGCCGTGTTTGTTCAAGAACAACACGTTCCAGAAGATTTGGAACGAGATCATCACGAACGCGGAGCACACCATTTTGTCGGTTACGTTGATGGCAAACCGGTTGCAACTGTCCGTGTTCGAGAACATTTAGAGGAGTGGCGGATCCAACGCGTGGCTACACTTAAAGATAACCGTAAGCATGGTTATGCAGGACAAATAATTGAAGCCATTGTTGCGCAAGCACGACAACAAGATAGTATAAAAAAAGTTGTTTTAGATGGGCAAATTACAGCAATCGAATTTTATGAGCATTTGGGGTTTCAGGCTGTTGGTTCAATTTTTACAGAGGCCGGTATTTTGCATCGGCACATGCAGTTGACGATCCGATGA
- a CDS encoding VOC family protein: MKIHHISNLAANATVNQHFYTDILGLRLVKNTVNQENFKIRHLFYGDYEGTPGTVITFFVFPYLGHRTDGNHYIGGMTLAIPAGSIGWWQQWLTNQQVPVVLQNNQLVFTDPDEMTIVLTQTDDVLPPKRQVPDNNIPGEYQLTGILGTNWAGPNIDPTKDFFQQFIDTSTDNQSKVTLSDGQFIQLIQSDKNVRSRFGRGSIDHLALQVTNETELFDFWQQAVDQGWQVEMYRDRTWFKSIYLRDPSDNRLELATTSPGFTIDEPLASLGEKLTLPQWLEPKRSEIEIALSKQK; encoded by the coding sequence ATGAAAATTCATCATATTTCGAATCTCGCAGCTAACGCAACCGTTAATCAACATTTTTATACCGATATTTTGGGCCTAAGATTAGTTAAAAACACTGTTAATCAAGAAAATTTTAAAATTCGGCACCTATTTTATGGCGATTACGAAGGTACCCCTGGTACTGTCATCACTTTTTTTGTTTTTCCTTATTTAGGACACCGCACAGATGGTAATCATTATATCGGTGGCATGACACTAGCAATCCCAGCTGGATCAATTGGTTGGTGGCAGCAATGGCTGACAAATCAACAAGTACCTGTAGTATTACAAAATAATCAGCTAGTATTTACAGATCCAGATGAGATGACAATCGTGCTCACGCAGACTGACGATGTTTTGCCGCCTAAACGCCAAGTACCTGATAATAATATTCCTGGTGAATATCAGCTCACTGGTATCTTAGGAACTAATTGGGCTGGACCTAACATTGATCCAACTAAAGATTTTTTTCAGCAATTTATTGATACGTCAACTGATAATCAAAGCAAAGTAACACTGTCGGATGGACAATTTATCCAACTAATTCAATCTGATAAAAACGTTCGTTCAAGGTTTGGTCGCGGTAGTATTGATCACTTAGCTCTTCAGGTCACCAATGAAACTGAATTATTTGATTTTTGGCAACAAGCAGTCGATCAAGGGTGGCAAGTTGAAATGTATCGTGATCGAACTTGGTTCAAAAGTATCTATTTGCGTGATCCAAGCGATAACCGCCTTGAGTTAGCAACTACATCCCCAGGCTTCACGATTGATGAACCACTAGCATCTTTGGGAGAAAAATTAACGTTACCACAGTGGCTAGAACCTAAACGCTCAGAAATTGAAATAGCATTATCCAAACAAAAATAG
- a CDS encoding histidine phosphatase family protein — MTKVNVYVVRHGQTYYNIYNKLQGWSNSPLTEKGIEDANTAGQKLANLSFAAAYCSDTTRAQQTVQTILNLNESGSVKKAQSTPFFREEFYGYYEGTNMDEAWYVAGAPHGVPTFKEIVAKYSIGKAKDFLKEADPFHDAENNDEYWQRLNQGFQLIRANKQLHDNDNVLLISHGNTLLSMMERFAGDKYDLSVRPDNGSVTKMILTGQDVKVEYYNH, encoded by the coding sequence ATGACTAAAGTTAATGTTTATGTTGTTCGACACGGACAGACTTACTATAATATTTATAATAAATTGCAGGGATGGAGTAATTCACCCCTGACTGAAAAGGGAATTGAAGACGCCAATACTGCCGGTCAGAAACTAGCAAACTTAAGCTTTGCTGCAGCATATTGCAGTGATACTACGCGGGCCCAACAAACGGTTCAAACAATCTTAAATCTTAATGAATCAGGCTCAGTTAAAAAGGCCCAATCAACACCATTTTTTAGAGAAGAGTTTTATGGTTATTATGAAGGAACCAACATGGATGAAGCTTGGTATGTAGCTGGCGCCCCACACGGAGTGCCAACTTTTAAAGAAATTGTTGCTAAGTATTCAATTGGAAAAGCTAAAGATTTTCTTAAAGAAGCGGATCCATTTCATGACGCTGAAAATAACGACGAATATTGGCAGCGATTGAATCAAGGATTTCAATTAATTCGAGCTAACAAACAGCTGCATGACAACGATAATGTACTATTAATTAGTCATGGCAATACTTTGTTGAGCATGATGGAACGGTTTGCTGGAGATAAGTATGATTTATCGGTCCGTCCAGACAACGGCAGTGTTACAAAAATGATTCTAACCGGTCAAGATGTTAAGGTTGAATATTATAATCACTAA
- a CDS encoding LTA synthase family protein has protein sequence MKKLRAMKDTRTGLFMILVFLFWLKTIFAYFVDFRLGASGIFQYLILLINPLATTIFLFGIAFYFKRSRFFYPVLGGIYIANTFLLYLNVIYFREFTDFMTVATMTGYSKVNQGLSGSSLALTNVHDVLYWIDIVIIIGLMLFKKIKFDPRSVNHRMAFSLTSIAFLLFGINLTLGEMNRPQLLTRTFDRTYIVKYLGLDAFTAYDGIKSQHTNKLRASATKSQLKVVKKFTDSHYASPKKSMYGIAKGRNVFVIHLESFQQFLINKKINGQEVTPFLNSIYSGDNTYSFDNFFHQVGQGKTSDAENLLETSTYGLPQGSLFATLGSDNTFQAAPAILKQRAGYTSAVFHGNVASFWNRNNVYKNMGYQYFFDASYYDTSGDKATGYGLKDKLLFNDSIKYLQRLQQPFYAKYITVTNHFPYDLDSEDMDPNFKTVDTGTKAVDNYFVTAHYLDQSLQEFFTYLKKAGLYDNSMFVIYGDHYGISDSENKKLATVLGKSADNWTDFDDAQLQRVPLMFLIPNSGGNGKVYHQYGGEVDVLPTLMHLMGISSKRYIQFGTDLFSSHHDQVVAFRNQDFVTPNYTSISGVIYKNSTGEVIKPTGKLKQQLAKDAKKVSTELDLSDSLNEKNLLRFYHPKGFKAVDAADYNYSNGLDQAIDIEKKLKTKSTSIYSENNNKSTTDEYSTDAPEAGHSTTESNRIKITNPDDNKN, from the coding sequence ATGAAGAAGTTACGTGCAATGAAGGATACTAGAACAGGTCTCTTTATGATTCTAGTATTCCTTTTTTGGCTCAAAACAATCTTCGCCTATTTTGTTGATTTTCGTTTGGGTGCAAGTGGTATTTTTCAATACCTAATTTTATTAATTAATCCCTTAGCGACAACAATTTTTTTGTTTGGAATTGCATTTTATTTTAAACGATCCAGATTTTTTTATCCGGTCTTGGGTGGAATATACATTGCTAACACTTTCTTGCTATATTTAAACGTAATTTACTTTCGTGAATTTACCGATTTCATGACAGTTGCTACAATGACTGGTTACTCTAAAGTCAATCAAGGACTAAGTGGTAGCTCTCTGGCCTTAACAAATGTGCATGATGTTTTATATTGGATCGATATAGTCATTATTATTGGTCTAATGCTCTTTAAAAAGATAAAATTTGATCCACGTAGCGTTAACCATCGAATGGCTTTTTCACTGACTTCGATCGCCTTTCTGTTATTTGGTATTAATCTGACTTTAGGTGAAATGAACCGACCACAATTGTTAACTCGGACATTTGATCGGACCTATATTGTTAAGTATTTAGGCTTAGATGCTTTCACTGCCTACGATGGCATAAAATCTCAGCATACTAATAAATTGCGGGCAAGTGCTACTAAGTCACAACTGAAAGTAGTCAAGAAATTCACTGATAGCCACTATGCTAGCCCTAAAAAGAGTATGTATGGAATCGCAAAGGGTCGTAATGTTTTTGTCATTCATTTAGAGAGTTTTCAACAATTCTTGATCAATAAAAAAATTAATGGACAAGAAGTTACTCCGTTCCTGAACTCAATCTATAGTGGTGATAACACCTATTCATTTGATAACTTCTTCCATCAAGTGGGGCAAGGAAAAACAAGTGACGCTGAAAACTTGCTAGAAACCAGCACCTATGGACTACCACAAGGATCATTGTTTGCCACGTTAGGTAGTGACAACACTTTTCAGGCTGCTCCCGCAATCTTAAAACAACGAGCTGGCTATACTAGTGCTGTCTTCCACGGAAATGTAGCTAGTTTTTGGAACCGGAATAATGTTTATAAGAATATGGGCTATCAGTATTTCTTTGATGCTAGTTATTATGATACTTCAGGTGACAAAGCGACCGGATACGGCCTAAAAGATAAACTATTGTTTAATGATTCAATTAAGTATTTACAACGGCTGCAGCAACCATTTTATGCCAAATACATTACCGTTACGAATCACTTCCCGTATGATTTAGATTCAGAAGATATGGATCCTAATTTTAAAACGGTCGATACCGGTACAAAAGCTGTCGATAATTACTTTGTAACTGCTCATTATTTGGATCAATCATTACAAGAATTCTTCACTTACCTTAAAAAAGCTGGCTTGTACGACAACTCTATGTTCGTGATCTACGGTGATCATTATGGTATTTCTGATTCCGAGAACAAAAAGTTAGCCACAGTCCTAGGTAAAAGTGCTGATAATTGGACTGACTTTGACGATGCTCAGCTACAACGAGTGCCATTGATGTTCTTGATTCCAAATTCAGGTGGCAACGGTAAAGTTTATCATCAATATGGTGGTGAAGTGGATGTCTTACCAACTCTCATGCACTTAATGGGAATTAGTTCCAAACGTTACATCCAATTCGGTACAGATCTATTTTCTAGTCACCATGACCAAGTTGTTGCATTTAGAAATCAAGATTTTGTCACACCAAACTATACTAGTATTTCTGGTGTAATTTATAAAAATAGCACCGGCGAAGTCATCAAACCAACTGGAAAATTGAAACAACAATTGGCTAAAGATGCAAAGAAAGTTTCAACCGAATTAGATTTATCTGATTCATTGAATGAAAAGAACCTACTCCGATTCTATCATCCAAAGGGATTCAAAGCCGTTGATGCTGCTGACTATAATTATTCAAACGGATTAGATCAAGCTATTGATATTGAAAAGAAACTAAAAACAAAATCAACCAGCATCTACTCTGAGAATAACAACAAGAGCACAACTGATGAGTACAGCACCGATGCGCCAGAAGCAGGTCATTCAACAACAGAATCCAATAGAATTAAGATTACAAATCCTGATGACAACAAAAACTAA
- a CDS encoding phosphatase PAP2 family protein has translation MYIVKDRDRILNIAITALLFLIIFSLALTNSPIMMTFDTLIQDFVLGLSFNHPFLNHLLSFLGHPVMTGLYLIILWFLLWGFKHKLISFWAICTYISGEILFLIIRKIVARELPSGHPQNISAGSFPSHHVFSLILIFMLIYICAMPFLKKRWHVWLALVCMWLIIFILAIARIQLHANYPFDTIAGILLAYSWVEIWEIVYLSFFGNLTRIQVFRHSDFN, from the coding sequence ATGTACATTGTCAAAGATCGAGATCGGATTTTGAATATTGCCATTACAGCGTTATTGTTCCTTATTATTTTCTCTCTTGCACTAACTAATTCACCTATTATGATGACCTTTGATACCCTTATTCAGGACTTCGTTTTAGGATTAAGTTTTAATCATCCATTTTTGAATCATTTACTTTCATTTTTAGGACATCCTGTCATGACTGGACTTTATCTAATTATTTTGTGGTTTTTATTATGGGGATTCAAACATAAACTAATTTCTTTCTGGGCTATTTGCACTTACATCAGCGGTGAAATTCTATTTTTGATAATCCGTAAAATAGTCGCAAGAGAATTGCCATCTGGCCACCCCCAAAATATTTCTGCTGGTTCTTTTCCTAGTCATCATGTTTTTTCACTGATACTAATTTTTATGTTGATTTATATTTGTGCCATGCCGTTTCTAAAGAAACGGTGGCATGTTTGGTTGGCACTAGTTTGTATGTGGCTAATAATTTTCATATTAGCAATTGCCAGAATTCAATTACATGCCAATTATCCATTTGACACTATTGCTGGAATTTTATTGGCTTATAGTTGGGTTGAAATTTGGGAAATCGTTTATTTGAGCTTTTTCGGTAATTTAACAAGAATTCAAGTATTTAGACATTCAGATTTTAATTAA